A single window of Candidatus Flexicrinis affinis DNA harbors:
- the galK gene encoding galactokinase, giving the protein MSRLREVTLQAYYERYGHAAEWIAFAPGRVNLIGEHTDYNDGFVLPMAIERGIWIAFSRSETAQVAMHFADFDRSESFPIDKIVRGEHSPAEYVKGMARMLSRDGIVVHGWQGVIQGDIPVGAGLSSSAALEMAAGAAFCALADMPWHPIEMARRGQAVENDWLGLQTGIMDQTISAAGQAGSALLIDCRSLEVSPAPLPTDSLVVVLDTSTRRGLVHSAYNERRQQCEAGAKHFGVKALRDVSVNTFTARAGELDDLTRRRCRHVITENQRTLDAFEAMRASDAPRLGALMYESHVSLRDDFEVSTEYLNAIVETARGHDACFGARMTGAGFGGCGVALVSAEGADDFVTHVEREYHAQTGKTPALYISSASRGAFYERA; this is encoded by the coding sequence ATGAGCCGTCTGCGTGAGGTGACGCTGCAAGCGTACTACGAGCGTTACGGCCACGCAGCCGAGTGGATCGCGTTCGCGCCGGGGCGGGTTAACCTCATCGGCGAGCACACCGACTACAACGACGGCTTCGTCCTTCCGATGGCGATCGAGCGTGGAATCTGGATCGCATTCTCGCGATCTGAGACCGCTCAGGTCGCAATGCACTTCGCAGATTTCGACCGCAGCGAGTCGTTTCCGATCGACAAGATCGTCCGCGGCGAACACTCTCCAGCCGAGTACGTCAAAGGAATGGCGCGCATGCTGTCCCGCGACGGCATCGTCGTGCACGGGTGGCAAGGCGTCATTCAGGGCGACATCCCGGTTGGCGCGGGGCTATCGTCGTCCGCTGCGCTGGAGATGGCGGCGGGCGCCGCGTTCTGTGCCCTTGCCGACATGCCGTGGCATCCGATCGAGATGGCGCGGCGCGGGCAAGCGGTCGAAAACGATTGGCTCGGCCTGCAGACCGGCATCATGGACCAGACGATCTCGGCCGCCGGGCAGGCTGGAAGCGCGCTGCTGATCGACTGTCGGTCGCTGGAGGTCAGCCCTGCCCCGCTTCCGACAGATTCACTGGTTGTCGTGTTGGATACCTCAACGCGGCGCGGACTGGTCCACTCCGCATACAACGAGCGTCGCCAGCAGTGCGAGGCCGGCGCCAAGCATTTCGGCGTGAAGGCACTGCGCGACGTTTCTGTGAACACATTCACGGCACGCGCCGGTGAACTCGATGACTTGACGCGTCGTCGCTGCAGGCACGTGATCACCGAAAATCAGCGAACGCTGGACGCATTCGAGGCGATGCGCGCCAGCGATGCGCCGCGGCTTGGCGCGCTGATGTACGAAAGTCACGTCAGCTTGCGTGACGATTTCGAAGTGTCGACCGAATATCTCAACGCGATCGTCGAGACAGCGCGCGGCCATGATGCATGTTTCGGCGCACGCATGACCGGGGCCGGATTTGGCGGCTGCGGTGTAGCGCTCGTCTCGGCCGAGGGTGCCGACGATTTCGTCACGCATGTCGAACGCGAATACCATGCGCAGACCGGCAAGACGCCCGCGCTCTACATCTCGTCGGCCTCGCGCGGGGCGTTCTACGAACGGGCGTGA
- a CDS encoding UDP-glucose--hexose-1-phosphate uridylyltransferase, whose amino-acid sequence MIEALLSEYPHRRFNPLTGDYILVSPHRTKRPWQGQVERPPAETRPRYDPACYLCPGNTRANQEVNPDYRETFVFTNDFAALLPDAPADQHYTESLFEADIVSGTCRVLCFSPRHDLTLARMSTPAIRSVVDMWASQTADLGNQYQWVQVFENRGEAMGASNPHPHGQVWASDFLPNQARIEDERQRAYFAQHDTPLLLDYAQLEKDRPERVVAMNTEWIAVVPYWAVWPFETLVIPRRHARRMPDLDAAQRDGLADVMKALLVRYDNLFETSFPYSMGWHGAPFNSEANDHWQLHAHFYPPLLRSATVRKFMVGFELLAEAQRDITPEQAATRLQAVPDRHYMGDDDEPSA is encoded by the coding sequence ATGATCGAGGCGCTCCTGTCCGAGTATCCGCACCGGCGGTTCAACCCGCTGACGGGCGACTATATCCTCGTATCGCCACACCGGACGAAACGGCCGTGGCAAGGCCAAGTCGAGCGCCCGCCCGCCGAGACCCGGCCCCGCTATGATCCGGCTTGCTATCTCTGTCCGGGCAACACGCGGGCCAATCAGGAAGTGAACCCGGACTATCGGGAGACGTTCGTGTTCACCAACGACTTCGCCGCGCTGCTTCCGGATGCGCCGGCCGATCAGCATTACACGGAGTCGCTGTTCGAGGCAGACATCGTCAGCGGGACATGCCGTGTGCTGTGCTTCTCGCCGCGCCATGACTTGACGCTCGCGCGCATGTCTACCCCGGCCATTCGCAGTGTCGTTGATATGTGGGCTTCGCAGACCGCGGACCTCGGCAATCAGTATCAGTGGGTGCAAGTGTTCGAGAATCGCGGCGAGGCCATGGGGGCTTCGAATCCGCACCCGCACGGTCAAGTGTGGGCCAGCGACTTCCTTCCCAACCAAGCCCGCATCGAAGACGAGCGTCAGCGTGCGTACTTTGCCCAGCACGACACTCCGCTGCTGCTTGACTATGCGCAGTTAGAAAAGGATCGCCCGGAGCGCGTCGTCGCTATGAATACCGAATGGATCGCCGTCGTACCCTATTGGGCGGTGTGGCCGTTCGAGACGCTCGTGATACCCCGCCGACATGCACGCCGCATGCCAGATCTCGACGCGGCACAGCGCGACGGATTGGCCGACGTAATGAAGGCGCTGCTCGTCCGCTACGACAACCTGTTCGAGACATCGTTCCCTTACTCAATGGGTTGGCACGGGGCGCCGTTCAACAGCGAGGCCAACGATCACTGGCAGCTTCACGCGCACTTCTATCCACCACTGCTCCGGTCTGCCACGGTCCGCAAGTTCATGGTCGGTTTCGAGCTGCTGGCCGAGGCGCAGCGGGATATCACGCCCGAACAGGCGGCGACGCGGCTGCAGGCAGTGCCCGACCGGCACTACATGGGGGACGACGATGAGCCGTCTGCGTGA
- a CDS encoding glycoside hydrolase family 2 protein, with the protein MRSTFPFNQGWLYCAQHVADSAPDSSFVAVTVPHSNVILPYHNFDDEEYQFVSTYRKHFTLTEPLNGRRAHLEFEGVMTSATVRINGHAFPEHRGGFVPFTLDITDHLNESGDNLLTVYVDSTERKDVPPFGHTVDYLVFGGIYRDVTLRLVETAHIENVFVKPRDVLTASPYLEVDVTLRNVSADKRDLSLYIAYGREDRIEQSDGWTQTPHPVTLEPDSVQTVTVTLRDLPPVVLWTPEHPQLYRMIVHLGNEQRSTQDRKWTRFGFREARFKDDGFYLNGERLQLVGLNRHQNYPFIGAAAPARLQRKDADILKDELGVNIVRTSHYPQSPHFLDRCDEIGLLVFEEIPGWQHIGDEDWQSLALRDVRAMVERDRNHPSIIMWGVRINESWDNTPFYTQTNALARTLDPTRQTGGVRFFLGSEFLEDVYTFNDFSNTIVEPEHTPHLVTEYSGHMFPTKTWDHDARRVEHALRHARIQDRARGMGGVSGAIGWCAFDYNTHREFGAGDRICYHGVMDIFRLPKYAAYAYLSQTAPQVKPVLKIASGWKAGDYDEGHTVLPVRVFTNCDYVEAHVGDVPQGKFYPDREHFPHLPHPPILLTDLAIRLAQPWNDLRVVGFVGDKAVIEQSVAADGVPARLEITADDAAIKADGIDMTRISFRITDHYGNVLPYAIAMVTLEVDGPADIFGETSFPLVGGQGAVYLKSRHTQGEAVVLATTPRLHSASVRVALE; encoded by the coding sequence GTGAGAAGCACGTTCCCGTTCAATCAGGGCTGGCTGTACTGCGCGCAGCACGTCGCGGACTCGGCGCCAGACTCGAGTTTTGTCGCCGTTACCGTCCCGCACTCCAACGTCATCTTGCCATACCACAACTTCGATGACGAGGAGTATCAATTCGTCTCGACATACCGCAAGCACTTCACGCTGACCGAGCCGCTGAACGGCCGCCGGGCGCACCTCGAGTTCGAAGGCGTCATGACCTCCGCCACCGTGCGTATCAACGGGCATGCATTCCCGGAGCATCGCGGAGGCTTCGTCCCGTTCACGCTCGATATCACCGATCACCTGAACGAGTCGGGCGACAATCTGCTGACCGTGTACGTCGACTCGACCGAACGGAAGGATGTCCCTCCATTCGGGCACACCGTAGATTACCTCGTGTTCGGCGGAATCTACCGCGACGTCACCCTCCGCCTCGTCGAGACTGCGCACATCGAAAACGTGTTCGTTAAGCCGCGTGATGTCCTCACCGCTTCGCCGTACCTCGAGGTCGACGTCACGCTGCGTAACGTTAGTGCCGATAAGCGCGACCTGTCGCTGTACATCGCGTACGGCCGCGAGGACCGAATCGAGCAGTCTGACGGATGGACGCAAACACCGCACCCAGTCACATTGGAACCCGACAGCGTGCAGACGGTGACCGTCACGCTGCGCGACCTGCCGCCTGTCGTGCTGTGGACGCCCGAACATCCTCAGCTCTATCGCATGATCGTCCATCTCGGGAACGAGCAGCGTTCCACGCAGGATCGCAAGTGGACACGCTTCGGGTTCCGCGAAGCGCGCTTCAAGGACGACGGCTTCTATCTCAACGGCGAACGCTTGCAGTTGGTCGGCCTCAACCGCCACCAGAACTACCCGTTCATTGGCGCTGCTGCGCCCGCCCGTTTGCAGCGCAAGGACGCCGACATTCTCAAAGACGAGCTGGGCGTCAACATCGTCCGCACGTCGCACTATCCGCAATCGCCGCACTTCCTCGACAGATGTGACGAGATCGGCCTGCTGGTGTTCGAGGAGATCCCGGGATGGCAGCACATCGGCGATGAGGACTGGCAGTCGCTGGCGCTGCGCGATGTCCGCGCGATGGTCGAGCGCGACCGTAACCACCCGTCTATCATCATGTGGGGTGTTCGTATCAACGAGTCATGGGACAATACGCCGTTCTATACCCAAACCAACGCCCTCGCCCGCACACTCGATCCGACCCGCCAGACCGGCGGCGTCCGGTTCTTCCTCGGTTCGGAATTCCTCGAAGACGTGTATACATTCAACGACTTCTCCAACACGATCGTCGAGCCTGAGCACACGCCGCATCTCGTCACCGAGTACAGCGGGCATATGTTCCCGACCAAGACATGGGATCACGACGCGCGCCGGGTTGAACACGCGCTGCGCCATGCGCGCATTCAGGACCGGGCGCGAGGCATGGGCGGCGTGAGCGGCGCAATTGGTTGGTGCGCGTTCGACTACAACACGCACCGGGAGTTCGGCGCCGGCGACCGCATCTGCTATCACGGCGTGATGGACATCTTCCGTCTGCCGAAATACGCCGCGTACGCGTATCTCAGCCAAACGGCGCCGCAGGTCAAGCCGGTGCTCAAGATCGCGTCCGGCTGGAAGGCCGGCGACTACGACGAGGGCCACACGGTCCTGCCGGTGCGGGTGTTCACCAACTGCGATTATGTCGAAGCGCATGTCGGAGACGTGCCGCAAGGCAAATTCTATCCCGACCGCGAACACTTCCCGCACCTTCCGCACCCGCCCATCCTGTTGACCGATCTGGCGATTCGCCTTGCACAGCCGTGGAACGATCTGCGGGTCGTCGGCTTCGTGGGGGACAAGGCAGTCATCGAGCAATCTGTCGCCGCCGACGGCGTACCGGCCCGCCTCGAAATTACGGCCGATGACGCCGCTATCAAGGCGGACGGAATCGACATGACACGCATTTCCTTCCGAATCACCGATCATTACGGGAACGTGCTGCCATACGCGATCGCAATGGTGACGCTCGAGGTCGATGGGCCCGCAGACATCTTCGGGGAAACGTCTTTCCCGTTGGTTGGTGGACAGGGTGCGGTTTATCTCAAATCGCGCCATACTCAGGGCGAAGCTGTCGTCCTTGCGACCACGCCGCGGCTGCACTCGGCCTCGGTGCGCGTTGCACTTGAATAA
- the alr gene encoding alanine racemase, translating into MISLYDLLQAGNGQLYGQPVSQIFTGLCLGPQPSGPNQLFVATVTPQGDTHRFIERAIQNGVTGVLCSRVPDCDTSSVTVIIVRDTQSSLLSWAKFILKRYQPTLIGVAGSAGKSTTIHALEHVLKTRFQVHSNLNVDVANRSALPVSLATLLPEHQYAVIRLPTDHPGELEAMLAVASPQVGILTNVHHAHLAAFESIERLAEDQSGIITRLDRTGLAIINADDEYARFAKEATEAAAITVSIDSFGNDFMAYNVIVGIQGTGFDLLYDGKRYLGCWSPLLGKHNLYAILFTLAVAVVHAGMRVEDVLQAITSLEPLPGRMQPILGINNSLIVDDSHRSNTESMLAALDWLGSVRDTRGSAYAILGEFDAQGEYESQGPRLIGQKVTDCVDALITHGATATAVSRSALEWGFNQQQVYNSYSAVSALNTLFGRFGLTSNDVVLVKGGPEDEIAEISQGLVKQDHHRTTTVRRTLIRRTMGSGRPTWIEVDAGAIATNVKLLKQMVGPNVTLMAVVKADGYGHGAALVAQTALANGAEYLGVSNVFEAQDLRSAGVTAPVLVMSYVPYDNVRLAIQHNFTLTLYDVEQAQAYDHAARDAGQRVKAHIKVDTGMGRLGLLPEEAMALFRQLRSLPYLEIEGLYTHFSSADSDADHTAEQVVRFNNVVRPLKATGFELKYVHAANSAATLLSPSNHFSMVRVGIAMYGYSPSPEIQVPIGFQPALTWKAVVAQVRTLPKGHPVGYGNTFVTEREEQVAILAVGYGDGFRRSPNFGEVLLHGQRAPILGRVSMEKTIVSVNHIPEVGIGDEAVLLGRQGDQYISVDELAERTGTINYEILTNVVPRLPRR; encoded by the coding sequence ATGATCAGCCTGTATGACTTGCTGCAAGCGGGGAACGGACAGCTATACGGCCAACCTGTCTCGCAGATCTTCACAGGCTTGTGCTTGGGGCCGCAGCCCAGCGGCCCCAATCAACTGTTCGTTGCCACAGTCACGCCACAGGGAGACACGCATCGCTTCATCGAACGCGCCATCCAGAACGGCGTCACTGGCGTGCTATGTTCTCGCGTGCCAGACTGCGACACGTCTTCCGTCACCGTCATCATCGTCCGCGACACCCAAAGCTCGCTGCTGTCGTGGGCAAAGTTCATCCTGAAGCGGTATCAGCCCACGCTGATTGGCGTCGCCGGGTCGGCCGGCAAGTCGACCACCATTCACGCCCTCGAACACGTACTCAAAACGCGCTTTCAGGTACATTCGAACCTAAACGTCGACGTGGCCAACCGCAGCGCGCTTCCTGTCAGCTTGGCGACGCTGCTGCCTGAACATCAATACGCAGTCATCCGCCTGCCAACCGATCATCCCGGCGAACTCGAGGCCATGCTTGCCGTAGCATCGCCGCAGGTTGGAATCCTGACCAACGTACATCATGCGCACTTGGCCGCGTTCGAGTCGATCGAGCGGTTGGCGGAAGACCAGTCCGGCATCATCACCCGTCTTGATCGTACCGGCTTGGCAATCATCAATGCGGACGACGAGTATGCACGCTTCGCCAAGGAAGCCACCGAAGCCGCGGCCATCACGGTCAGCATCGACAGTTTCGGCAACGACTTCATGGCTTACAACGTGATCGTCGGAATCCAGGGAACTGGTTTCGACCTGCTCTACGACGGAAAGCGTTATCTCGGCTGCTGGAGCCCGCTCCTCGGCAAGCATAATCTGTATGCGATTCTGTTCACGCTGGCGGTGGCGGTCGTACATGCGGGTATGCGGGTCGAGGATGTCCTGCAAGCGATCACCTCGCTCGAACCTCTGCCCGGCCGCATGCAGCCAATACTGGGGATCAACAACTCGTTGATCGTGGACGACTCGCACCGGTCGAACACCGAGTCGATGCTGGCCGCGCTCGACTGGCTCGGATCGGTGCGCGATACGCGCGGCAGTGCATACGCGATCCTCGGTGAGTTTGACGCCCAAGGCGAGTACGAATCGCAGGGACCGCGCCTGATCGGCCAAAAAGTCACCGATTGCGTAGATGCACTCATCACGCATGGCGCGACCGCGACCGCTGTTAGCCGAAGCGCCCTCGAGTGGGGCTTCAATCAACAGCAGGTCTACAATTCGTACAGCGCCGTCAGCGCGCTGAATACGCTCTTTGGCCGCTTTGGCCTGACGTCGAACGACGTTGTGTTGGTCAAAGGCGGGCCGGAGGATGAAATCGCGGAGATTTCGCAAGGACTGGTCAAGCAGGACCATCACCGGACGACGACCGTGCGCCGCACATTGATTCGCCGCACGATGGGATCAGGCCGGCCTACGTGGATCGAGGTCGATGCCGGCGCAATCGCCACAAACGTGAAGCTGCTCAAGCAGATGGTTGGCCCTAACGTCACGCTGATGGCCGTCGTCAAAGCGGATGGCTACGGACATGGCGCGGCTCTAGTCGCTCAAACGGCGCTGGCAAACGGTGCGGAGTATCTTGGCGTGTCGAACGTCTTCGAGGCACAGGATTTGCGGTCCGCCGGAGTCACTGCACCCGTGCTGGTCATGAGCTATGTGCCGTACGACAATGTTCGGCTTGCGATTCAACACAATTTCACCCTAACGCTGTACGACGTTGAACAAGCGCAAGCTTACGATCACGCCGCGCGCGATGCCGGGCAACGGGTCAAGGCGCACATCAAAGTCGACACGGGCATGGGCAGGCTCGGTTTGCTGCCCGAGGAAGCGATGGCACTGTTCCGCCAGTTGCGCAGTCTCCCTTACCTTGAGATTGAGGGCCTGTATACGCACTTCTCATCGGCCGACTCGGATGCCGACCACACCGCCGAGCAGGTCGTGCGTTTCAACAACGTCGTGCGTCCGCTCAAGGCAACCGGGTTCGAACTCAAGTACGTGCACGCCGCCAACAGCGCCGCGACGCTGCTTTCGCCCTCGAATCATTTCTCGATGGTTCGCGTCGGAATTGCGATGTACGGCTATTCCCCCTCGCCTGAGATCCAGGTGCCAATCGGGTTCCAGCCTGCACTCACATGGAAAGCGGTGGTCGCGCAAGTGCGTACGCTGCCGAAGGGACATCCGGTAGGCTACGGCAATACGTTCGTAACCGAACGCGAGGAACAGGTGGCTATTCTCGCCGTCGGTTACGGTGACGGATTCCGGCGCTCGCCCAATTTCGGCGAGGTTCTGCTTCACGGCCAACGCGCCCCGATCCTCGGGCGGGTAAGCATGGAGAAGACGATCGTCAGCGTCAACCATATCCCCGAGGTCGGCATCGGTGACGAAGCCGTGCTGCTCGGGCGGCAAGGCGATCAGTACATTTCGGTAGATGAACTTGCCGAGCGCACCGGGACGATTAATTACGAGATATTGACCAACGTCGTGCCGCGGCTGCCTCGGCGGTAG
- a CDS encoding LysM peptidoglycan-binding domain-containing protein, whose amino-acid sequence MSAQQTYIVQPGDTLAKIAARFQTTVGAIAAANGIANPNYIYYGQSLIIPPPGTDTTPPPASGTSVYYIVRPGDTLSEIAVKYNSTVDAIKRANGLITSVIYPNQGLRVPVFESAPGPWYPPVGGQYYYVQRGDTLFRIGARFGVNIYRIAEANRLLNLNLIYAGVPLYIPR is encoded by the coding sequence GTGTCTGCACAGCAGACCTACATCGTGCAACCAGGGGACACGCTCGCCAAGATCGCTGCGCGCTTCCAGACGACTGTGGGAGCCATCGCGGCGGCCAACGGCATCGCCAATCCCAACTACATCTACTACGGGCAGTCGCTCATTATTCCGCCTCCGGGCACCGACACCACACCTCCCCCCGCGAGCGGCACAAGCGTCTACTACATTGTGCGTCCCGGTGATACCTTGAGCGAGATCGCCGTGAAGTACAACTCGACCGTTGACGCGATAAAGCGCGCAAACGGGCTCATCACGAGCGTGATCTACCCGAATCAGGGACTGCGCGTGCCGGTCTTCGAGTCTGCACCCGGACCTTGGTATCCGCCAGTCGGAGGGCAGTACTACTACGTTCAGCGGGGAGACACACTGTTCCGCATCGGCGCTCGCTTCGGGGTCAACATCTATCGCATTGCCGAGGCGAACCGCCTGCTGAACCTGAACTTGATCTACGCGGGCGTGCCACTGTACATTCCGCGATAG
- a CDS encoding trypsin-like peptidase domain-containing protein, with translation MPIQREIDAALYELQHGRTEVARDRLRRLIRQANLLPEQRARAWVTLSDSFFTSVEKRACLMMALDLDPHNVEASRRLGRTTMPPPPGMAPPKPTAPLSGTPRAAKTNLGGYFPVLGVSGGPHGDGSGFFVSGSGLVVTTRHVVGACTTVSVLLGPQQQLQGTVVWSSPALDLALIDTPHTVSNLLNVDSGAQVLPDQFITIHGYGQTPLQGRCVAASDGERWFGTDVGSLWDAGGGPITNRDNAVVGIATRNEPRAGGGFFGASLIQLKPYVDRVETRLGDGLPRRYCPSCGNSAWVELNAQYCRSCGAAFDETWMR, from the coding sequence ATGCCTATTCAACGTGAGATCGACGCCGCACTCTATGAACTGCAGCACGGGCGAACCGAAGTGGCACGCGACCGCCTGCGCAGGCTCATCCGGCAGGCCAACCTGCTTCCCGAGCAGCGGGCGCGCGCATGGGTCACGTTGTCTGATTCGTTTTTCACGTCGGTGGAGAAGCGCGCCTGTCTTATGATGGCGCTCGACCTCGACCCGCACAACGTCGAGGCATCGCGCCGCCTCGGCCGCACGACGATGCCTCCGCCGCCCGGAATGGCCCCACCCAAGCCGACAGCGCCGCTTTCCGGTACGCCGCGGGCCGCAAAGACCAACCTTGGCGGGTATTTCCCGGTGCTTGGCGTCTCGGGTGGTCCCCATGGCGATGGCTCGGGCTTTTTCGTCAGCGGAAGCGGCCTCGTCGTCACGACGCGTCACGTGGTCGGTGCATGTACTACGGTCAGTGTACTGCTGGGGCCCCAGCAGCAGTTGCAGGGCACGGTGGTATGGTCGTCTCCAGCCCTCGATCTCGCGTTGATCGACACGCCGCACACCGTCTCGAACCTGCTCAACGTGGATTCCGGTGCGCAGGTCTTGCCCGATCAGTTCATCACGATACATGGCTATGGCCAAACGCCGCTGCAAGGCCGCTGTGTGGCCGCCTCCGACGGCGAGCGCTGGTTCGGAACCGATGTCGGTTCACTGTGGGATGCCGGCGGCGGACCGATCACGAACCGCGACAACGCCGTCGTGGGCATCGCGACCCGAAACGAGCCCCGGGCCGGAGGCGGGTTCTTCGGTGCCTCGTTAATCCAGCTCAAGCCATACGTCGATCGAGTCGAGACTCGTCTCGGCGATGGCCTCCCGCGGCGCTACTGCCCGAGCTGCGGCAACAGCGCATGGGTTGAGCTCAACGCGCAGTACTGCCGGAGCTGCGGTGCCGCGTTCGACGAAACATGGATGCGCTAG
- a CDS encoding HAD-IC family P-type ATPase, with the protein MPLLTGLTAAEVADRVRRGQTNKFEARSGRSYLQIARDNVFNLFNFVLFTLLLIVTLAQDYATVFFAGFSVVTNSLLGMVQEIQAKRKLDRMAALAAKEARVYRDGTLQTINIKDIVLDDLIALEPGDRVAVDGLVVTSDSLEVDESQLTGESDAVFKLPDDKVTSGSFCVAGSGVMRANKVGAETTINRLSTIAKAYKNTLTPTQRKIAVIVEITIILMFVLSPMLFVASLLRGEIMLDAVRNLVVFITSLVPQGLVLVATLSLTLGAIRISRHKTLIQRTNAVESMANVTVLCFDKTGTLTQNRLRVVEIIPLNGHAESEIRPMLKAYTESLSHLNSTARAVSTYVQNTSQNGYHKVREIPFTSGRKWGAIQFNDTTLALGAPERLITSQDALVQASELSAQGMRVLGFARLDELPDDSVMDTQHAMPVALVVMDDHIRDDIQDTLAQFRDLDVKLKVISGDNIETVRAIAHQAGMDTTYAYTGDQLEHMTEADFEVAARQGSVFARIEPGTKQKLVKALQHEGEYVAMVGDGVNDVPALKSSNLAVVMNDGTQISKDVADIVLLNNAMSTLPRAFFEGREITQTIFGTTKMFMARNLYNILLFVFVGFMMLPFPITPIQMSWASFGTVNMPATFIAFGIIRPKFIKDFRRDVVDYLVVCGFVGAVVLTVLFALTYAMNDANLDVARGIVTQFICLFGVLIVWNVQGVDIADRSSFRKNRRVVVISTTAGLLTMVSFYILPELFRYTAPDPSTPGGMGSIILCATLFPLTMILLSRGMRYRGMVNRLWSLLGIEVPDSYVKKNGIDSDAYST; encoded by the coding sequence GTGCCATTGCTCACCGGACTAACTGCGGCCGAAGTCGCCGACCGCGTGCGGCGCGGACAGACCAACAAGTTTGAAGCACGATCGGGGCGCTCTTATCTGCAGATTGCCCGCGACAACGTCTTCAACCTGTTCAATTTCGTGCTCTTCACGCTCTTGCTGATCGTCACGCTGGCGCAGGACTACGCTACGGTATTCTTCGCCGGCTTCAGCGTCGTGACCAACTCGCTTCTGGGTATGGTGCAGGAAATACAGGCGAAGCGCAAGCTTGACAGGATGGCCGCGCTTGCGGCCAAGGAAGCGCGCGTCTACCGTGACGGCACCTTGCAGACCATCAACATCAAAGACATCGTCCTCGACGACTTAATCGCGCTTGAGCCCGGAGATCGTGTCGCGGTGGACGGCCTCGTCGTGACTAGCGATTCGCTGGAGGTTGACGAGTCGCAGTTGACTGGCGAGTCTGACGCGGTCTTCAAGCTGCCGGATGACAAGGTCACTTCCGGCTCGTTCTGCGTGGCCGGGTCTGGCGTGATGCGCGCTAACAAGGTCGGCGCAGAGACGACCATCAACCGGCTTTCGACCATTGCCAAGGCGTACAAGAACACACTGACGCCGACGCAGCGCAAGATCGCGGTGATCGTGGAGATTACGATCATCCTGATGTTCGTGCTGTCGCCGATGCTCTTTGTTGCGAGCCTGCTGCGCGGCGAAATCATGCTGGATGCCGTCCGCAACCTCGTTGTGTTCATTACCAGCCTCGTTCCACAAGGTCTCGTGCTGGTGGCGACGCTGTCGCTCACGCTCGGCGCGATACGGATCAGCCGGCATAAGACGTTGATCCAGCGGACCAACGCGGTCGAGTCGATGGCAAACGTCACGGTGCTGTGCTTCGACAAGACCGGTACGCTTACGCAGAACCGGCTGAGAGTCGTCGAGATTATCCCGCTCAATGGGCACGCCGAGTCCGAAATCCGCCCGATGCTCAAGGCGTACACCGAGAGCCTCAGCCATTTGAATTCGACAGCGCGCGCTGTCAGTACGTATGTGCAAAACACGTCGCAGAACGGATATCACAAAGTGCGTGAGATTCCGTTTACATCCGGCCGGAAATGGGGCGCCATCCAGTTCAACGACACGACTCTCGCCCTCGGTGCTCCTGAACGGCTGATCACCAGTCAGGATGCACTGGTGCAGGCAAGCGAACTTTCCGCTCAAGGCATGCGTGTCCTCGGATTTGCCCGATTGGACGAACTACCAGACGATTCGGTGATGGATACCCAGCACGCGATGCCAGTTGCGCTCGTCGTCATGGACGATCACATACGCGACGATATCCAGGATACGTTGGCCCAATTCCGCGATCTGGACGTCAAGCTAAAGGTGATTTCCGGGGACAACATCGAGACGGTTCGCGCCATCGCGCACCAAGCGGGTATGGACACGACGTACGCCTACACCGGCGATCAGCTCGAGCACATGACGGAGGCGGACTTCGAGGTCGCCGCGCGGCAAGGCAGCGTATTCGCACGGATCGAGCCCGGAACCAAGCAGAAACTCGTCAAAGCGCTCCAACACGAGGGCGAGTACGTCGCAATGGTTGGCGATGGCGTGAACGACGTCCCCGCGCTGAAATCGTCCAACCTTGCCGTGGTGATGAACGACGGCACTCAGATCAGCAAAGATGTTGCGGACATCGTGCTGCTGAACAACGCGATGTCCACACTGCCGCGCGCGTTCTTCGAAGGGCGCGAGATTACACAGACCATCTTTGGCACCACCAAGATGTTCATGGCACGCAACCTGTACAACATCTTGCTGTTCGTGTTCGTCGGGTTCATGATGCTGCCCTTCCCGATTACGCCGATTCAGATGAGTTGGGCGTCGTTCGGTACAGTGAACATGCCGGCGACGTTTATCGCGTTCGGCATCATCCGGCCTAAGTTCATCAAAGACTTCCGTCGCGATGTCGTGGACTACCTCGTCGTCTGCGGATTTGTCGGCGCGGTCGTCCTGACCGTTCTGTTTGCCTTGACCTACGCCATGAACGACGCCAACCTCGATGTCGCACGCGGAATCGTGACGCAGTTCATCTGCTTGTTCGGCGTCCTGATCGTCTGGAATGTGCAGGGCGTCGATATCGCTGACCGCTCCTCGTTCCGCAAGAATCGCCGCGTTGTGGTCATCAGCACAACGGCCGGGCTGCTGACGATGGTTTCGTTCTACATCCTGCCCGAGCTGTTCCGATACACCGCGCCCGACCCGTCAACGCCCGGGGGCATGGGTTCGATCATCCTGTGCGCGACGTTGTTCCCACTCACGATGATCCTGCTCAGCCGAGGCATGCGTTATCGCGGTATGGTCAACCGCCTCTGGAGCCTTCTGGGAATCGAAGTGCCCGACTCCTACGTCAAGAAGAACGGGATAGACAGCGATGCCTATTCAACGTGA